The segment GGCCCGTTCCCCGATGAAGGCCGCCGCCTGGGCGTCCCCGTCCAAAGCCGCCAGGGCCTTGTCCCGGCGGATGCTCTTCTCGGCGGTCTCGGGATCCACAAAGTCAAACCCCTTGTTGCGCATGGCTTCTATGATGGTGTTCTCGGCCGTGCCCAGCTGGGCGTCTATCCCGCCGATGGCCGAGCTTCCCACGTTGCTTTCGGTGATCAGCACCATCAGCTTGGGGTTGCCGGCGCCGCGGATGATGTCGGCCATGTCCTCCTTGATGGCGCCGGAGCGCACCAGGGCCTTGACCTTGACGTTGTAGCTCAGGCCGCCGTCGGCCTCGCCCTCGCTGACAATGGAGTAGTTCTTGATGTAGCCCTTGGCCTTGGAATAGATGTTATCCTCCACAACCATGGCGTTCTCCACCATGGTACTGGAACTGATGACCGCCCCGGTCACCTGTTCCACCGCGTTGCGCAGGGCGTCCTGGGTGGCCACATCCCGGGCCTGGGCCTTGTCCCCATTCAGCACCGAAGCGGTTCCGTCGGTGGTGATGGTCTGGGTTGCTTCCTGGGCGGCCGCCAGGCCGGAGATGAATAAAAGGGCCAGGCTTATGTATAGTATTTTTTTCATTTTATCGGGATATTCCTTTTTATAGTATTGGATTAGGATCCGGCCTGATCAACTTGGGGCATCAAGCCAACAGTCAAAAGGGAGAACGGCGTTTTTAAAAATTTCCTTTTAAAAGGCTCGCTCTCCCTTTTATGACCGTAACCTGGACAAGTTCGGTTACTGTTTAAGAACTATGATCACCCGGCAGTTGTCATAGATGTCGGTGTTGTCGGCGATCACCGCCACATTCTGCACGTCGTTGTCGGAGATGATCAGGTCGGCCTTGTTGAGCCCCGAGGATTTGACGGCCCGTATCACCAGCGGATTGCTGCCCACCCGGGCGGCGTTGGCCCTGGCTTCTTCCATGGTCTTGGCGTAGATCACCACGCCGTTCTTGACCGCAGACTCACGGGGGACGAAATCCTGGCCGTAGATGCCCTCGCCCGATTCATCCAGCACGCTGGGCACCATGGCCGGCATGGCATCGGTCAGTGTGGCATCGATGATCAGGCCGGTGTAGGTCTGGGGCTCCTGGGCGTTAAAGCTAGAAGGCTGGTTCTGGTAGGTGGGGGTCTTGCCGCCCATCTGCTCGGGATAAAGCACGTCGCCCACCTTGCCGGTCAGCAGCATTTCCATGTCCACTTCCACCGAGCCATCCGACATGTAACGGGGTTTGGAGGTGAAGCGGAAGTTCTTGACGATGCCCTCCACCTGGGTCTTGATGATATCGGAGCTCATCATGGCGTTCTCCACCGTGGTCTCGGAGGTCAGCAGCACGCCGTTGAGGGTCTCCACCATGTTGCGCATGGCGTCAAGCTGGGCGGCCCGCAGGGCGTTCTTGCGCTGGGCCGAGGGCGGAAGTTTGGGGTTAAGGGCCCCGATGCCGGTGGAGGTGACCGCCTGGTCGGTCCAGTCTATCATGCCGGCGCCCTGGATGTTCTGTTCCACCTGGGCCAAAGCCAGAGAGGCAAAGCCGAGTATGGCCAGCAAGGCCAAAGTTTTCTTAAACATTTAAATTGTGCTCCTTATATTTGATTTACCGGAAATTGCTAAAGCAAAATATCAGGGTTTCACCGGGGTTAACGTCACCACCTCCTGTCGGATTTGATGTTTGATGGTATTGGTTTCAAATGAGCGTTAGAAATGAATGATGGCGGAGGCCATAATGTTATGGGACTTCTCGTCGACCTTACCGGTATAGCTGTAGAAGCCATCTGGATCATTATATTTTACGTCTTCATGGTTTGCCATGGTGTACTCATACGCCAGGTCAAACATTACTTTTCCCATTAGCAGTCCAAAACCACCGGTAAAGACCTTGCCCACTACTTGGCTGGTGTCTGTGCCATCATCATAAGAACCAGTATAAACTCTTGGGTCGGTTCTGAAACCTAACCTGATGGGAAACACTCCGGTGTTCCCTGTTATGATGTATTCCATTCCCACCCGGAACTGGTTGCAATCCTTCAAACCGGCATCTACAGTATAACCTTCAGAAGTGTATTCTGAACTTGAATAGGCTCTGCGCTCGAAATCTGCAGCCAAGGTAAGTTTATCAGTCGGTTTTAGGGCCACACCAAAACCGAACATGAAAGGCATTGTAACCTCAACATCGGAATATGACTCACTAATGCTTCCCGTTGTTAATCCATCCAAAGTCCAACCGGTACCAGTTAAATCCCAGTTTTCACTGGCAGAAGGTTCTTCTGTGAATGTGAACGGCAATCTGAACATTGCGCCAATATTCATTTTACTAAATGTGCCTAGAAAACCTAAATTCATATTTAATCCGGACAACTTAGATTCCGTGGAGTATTCATGGGTGGCAGAGGGATAATCTGTAAAGTTTTCTGTGTACTCGTACTTATAACCGTTGATTAGAATATTGGCAGCAGCACCAACCATAATCTGAGGATTCAATTGGATGGCTAAAGCCGGCGAAATGGCATCAATCCCTCCGGTGGTTTTTGCTTCATATTTATAGCGCAAAGTATCTGTAAATCCTTCGTATTCACCATCACCTTCTTCACCTGAGCCCATATCAATCATTCGCTGATAAGCAATTGCAAAAACCAGGTTATTTGCAGCGACCTTAGTGGGAATTATAAAACTTGCAAAGGCAGGGGCTATATGGCTGACCGATAAATCCCAATCATAAGTTTCGTTCCACTCAGGGTAATCCGGGAAGGTCATTGCACCTTCACCGGTAAACTTCTTCATATTGAATAATCCCACCACCGAGGCTTCGGGCTTATCCAACTGGGCCAAACCGGCCGGGTTCCAGCCTACTGCCGTGGCATCGTCCGCCACGCCGATGAAGGCACCGCCCATCCCGCGTGCCCTGGCCCCGGTGCCCATAATGTTATAGTCTATGTCATAGACACCCATTTGTGCATGCACCAAAGTACCGACAGCGGCTAACAGCACAAAGACCAGACCGACTTTACGCATGTTCTCTCCTTTTGAAATTAGGTTTGTGTTTTTCTTTTTTAGATTCCGATTAATATTCTAAAACACTAAAAATGGATTGCTTCGTCAGATACAATATGTAGATCCACTCGCAATGACTGGTTACCAAAGTCTACTTGGCCACCACTTTCTGGCCGACAGCCAGGGTCTGCCCTACTTCCTTTTCCAATATCTGAGCCTCGGACATTTTTTCCTGGACCTCGTTCAAAAGCAACTCGGCCACTTTGGTCACCTGCTTGCCCAGGATCTCGCCGGTAACCGGGTGCTTGATCTCCTCGCCTTCCTTGTAAACCACCACCTTCATTCCCTTGCGCATGCCCTTGGCGGTTCCGATATCCAAGAATACCTCTCCGGTGGGGTTGGACTTGATGACATAGCCTTCCACCAGCGGAATGTCGTTGTATATCTGGATGGAGATGTCTGTGGCCATGGTCTTGATGTCCTGGAGGGTGTTCTGGCCGCTGTAGGCGTCCTTGGCAGTGATCACGCCGCTGCTTTCGGTGTCTATCAGCCGGGCGTCCATGCCGATGCCGGTGGCGGTGGAGGAAATGGAACCCATCAGGATGGCGTCCACCCCTATGATCTTGCCCACTTTGACGGCCTTGGCCGGATCCAGGGCACCGGTCATGCCCAGTTTCTGCTCGCTTAAGACCTTGTCGATCTGGGAACGCTCGATGATCTTGAACCGTTTAAGGCTGTAAAGCGAGGTTATCATCTTGTCCTGGACGGTGTTGGTTATCTCGGCATTGCCGCTCCGGTTGTCGAACGGCAGCACCGCTATGGACAGCCGGGAGCCGACCTGGGTGACCCTGGAAGGATCGTAGGTCAGGGCGCCCACCGGCAGTTTGCCCTTGTCCAGGGCCACGGCCTGGTGCTGGCGCTCGGCCCGTTCAATGCTGTCGCGCTGAGCGGCCAGCTTCAGCTCCTCCTGGGCAGCCCGGCGGGCGGCTTCGGCGCTCATGTCCCGCTTGCGGGCATCCAGGGCCGCCTGTTCTTCGGCTATCCGCTTTTTCTCGGCATCCAATCGGGCCCTTTCCCTGGCCAGGTTCTCATCATCTGCCCGGGAGGCTACGGTAGCCGTAGGGGCTTCGCCATTGCTTATCTTGGCCCAGTAATCCTTGGAGCGTCCGGTGGATTTGAAGGCCATGGACAGTTCCATCTCCTTTTTGGCCTTATCCATGGATCCCAGGTTGTAATAGCAGATGGCCATCTCCCGGTGCGGGAAATAGTCAATGAAATGCATGCCGTAAGTACGGAACTGCGGCCGGTCATTGAACTCCAGGGAAACGGCGCTCTTGAACTCGTCAATGGCCCTGTCCCACTGGGCTTTCTTCATGTATTCCAGCCCGTTCTCGTAGTAATTATAGCTCTGTCCGCCCGCCCACAGCAGGGCCGGTACAAAAGCAACCAGAAGCAACAGGATTATAAGACTTTTAAGCTTTGACATTTGGACCTTTCTCCTTCTTTTTATTATATAACCACATTTTTATTTTAAAGTCAATAGTTTTAAAAAATATTTTGCAATTTTTTATTTTTAGTCTGGCACGGGCGGCAAATAATGAAACACTTGGCCCGCTTTATGCATAAACTAACAGCAATTAACTAGGCTAATCATTCCATGGTATTGACGCGAGCTTTAGCTCGTGGCGGAATGCAGGGCTTCTACAAGCGCCAAAGCTTTAGCGGAGGCGCTTCGTGTCCTCTCTGGGGCTTAAGCCCATCGGGTTTCATTAGATTGCCTGCCACGACCTTAAGGTCGTGGCAATAAGAGTAACCCCCGCCGGACAAACCCCGATTAACGAATAACGAGTTTCTATTTACTTGGTTGAAGGCGGATCTATCGGGTACTTCCCGTCCAGACAGGCGTAACAGAAGTCCTGGGACCTTTCCAGGCAGGATTTAAGCCCGGCCAGGGTCAGGTAATTAAGGCTCTCCACCCCCACAAACTCCCGGATCTCCTCCACCGACTTGGTGGAGGCTATCAGTTCGCTGATCCGGGGGGTATCCACCCCGTAAAAACAGGGGTGTTTGATGGGCGGCGAGGCGATCCTCAGATGGATCTGTTCGGCCCCGGCCTCCCGGATCATACCCATTATCTTCTTGGATGTTGTCCCCCTGACTATGGAATCGTCCACTACCGCGGCCTTCTTGCCTACCACGATGCTTTTGACCGGGTTGAACTTCAATCGTACGGCAAAATCCCGGATCTCCTGGGTGGAGCCGATGAAGGTCCGCCCTATATAGTGGCTGCGGATCAGGGCTAATTTATAAGGTATGCCGTTCTCCTCGGCAAAGCCCAATGCGGCGTTGTTGGAGGAATCGGGCACCGGCATCACGAAATCGGCCCCGGTGTACTGTTCGCTGGCCAGGCGCTGGCCCATCATGAACCGTTTTTTGGCCACGCTTTCGCCGAAGATCACGCTGTCGGGCCGGGAGAAATAGATATGTTCAAAAACGCAGTGCTTGTAGGGCTTGGCATCTATCAGGATCCTGCTCTCCACCCCCTGATCGGTGACGGTCAAAAGTTCGCCCGGGGTCACTTCGCGCTCAAAAATGCCGCCGATGGTGTCTATGGCGCAGCTTTCGGAGGCGAATATCCTGGTCGCCCCCTTGATCCCCATGGCCAAAGGACGGATGCCCAGCGGGTCGCGAAAGACGTACATGGTGCCCTGGAACATCAGGATGGCCGAATAACTGCCCTGTACGGTCTCCATCATCTTTTTTATGGCTTTGGCCATGTCGCGCTCCTGCTCATAGTAGCAGGCAATGCTGGCCACGATCACCTCAGCGTCGTTGGATCCGTAAGGAGTGAATCCCTGGGATTTCAGGTAGCGGGTCTGCTCCAGCATGTTGGTGATGTCGCCGTTGGAGACGATCACCATCCGGCCTTCCCTGGTCTCGGCGTAATGGGGCTGGGCGTTGGCGATGGAGCTGTCTCCGGCGGTGGGATACCGGGTATGGCCGATGCCCATCCTGCCCTTAAGCTCGGCCAGCACCCCGGGTTTGAAGATGTCGAACACCAGCCCCTTGTCCTTGACGATCCTGGACTGCTGGCCGTCCCACACCGCCATCCCGGCATTGTCCTGGCCCCGGTGCTGCAGGGAGAAAAGCCCCAGGTAAAGCAGTTCCGAAGCCTTTTCGTGATTGAATATTCCGCAGACTCCGCACATATTGGTAAATTGAAAAGTATGAATTAGTTAACGGGCTGTTTATATGAGAATTATATCATAAATATGCATCTTGTCAACAAAAACAACGGGAATTTCTATGCCACCAAGACACCAAGCCTGCACTGAGCGGGGCCGAAGTGGCACAAAACTGAAAACAACAAACAAGGAATAGAGCATAAAGCATATAGCTTACAGCTTGTAGGTTACTGGCTACCGGATACTGTCTACTGGCTACAGAATATTAGTTGACTGCCCCGCCCTTTTTATAGTATCATCATTTCATGAATATTCTTCATCCCCTAAACTTGAAAGACCACCAGCTGCTGGACAGCGGCCGGGGTCAGAAGCTGGAGCGTTTTGCCGGACGGCTCATCTCGCGGCCTGAGCCCAATGCCGTCTGGGAGAGAAAGCTGGACGATGGATTCTGGAGCCGGGCGGATGCCCGATTTGTAGATGGGAAGTGGGAAATTGGGAAATGGCCAAGTAAACCGTGGATCTTCAGTTACCAGAGTTTAATGTTCGAGCTGAAGCTCTCGCCCTACAAGCACACCGGCATCTTTCCCGAGCAGGCGGTCAACTGGGACTGGTGCGGAAAGTTTATCAGAGACTGCGGATACCGGCCCAATGTCCTGAACCTGTTCGGCTACACCGGGGCGGCTACGGTGGCCGCCGCCGCTGCCGGGGCCAAGGTGACCCAGGTGGACTCCTCCAAGCCGGCCGCCCTGTGGGCCAGGCACAACGCCGCCCTCTCGGGACTGGAGGAAACCTCCTTCCGCTGGATAGTGGACGACTGCACCAAGTTTGTGGAGCGGGAGGTAAAAAGAAAGGCCCGGTACGACGCGGTGATCATGGATCCGCCTTCGTTCGGCCGGGACCACAAGGGAAAGATCTTCCGTTTCGGGGACGATGTGCCGGAGCTGATACATAACTGCGGAAAGATATTGTCAGATGAACCACTGTTCTTCCTGGTCAACGCCTATTCCACCAACTTCTCTGCCCAGGCGCTAAAAAATCTGTTGGCGGACATTCTGCCGTTGAAAAAGATCGAATGCGGAGAGCTGCACCTGGAGGAAAAGGATACCGGCAGAAGCCTGCCCTGCAGTATTTTTGCACGATACCAACTACAATAAACAATTCAATATTAATAAATGAAGCCCAATCCAAATGGATTGGGCTTCATTTCAATTTTCCCTTTGAATAATTAATTGTGATCTTTTGTAATTTCTTTCATCCGGGAAAAGCAATATAATTGTAAAGGCACCTTTAAACACACTGCGCAATTTGTGCCAATTTTCTTTAAGATAATGCGTGGCGCCAATAGTAGCTAATTCTGACACTCCTGCGATGTAAAAATAAGTTTTATTATTAATTAATATTTTTTCAATAAATCCATATTGGCCTGTATAAGCACTTCCGTCATACGACACTGTTAAATAATCGTTCACAAAATTAATCTGTGAATGTTGTTCCAATAAGCCCGCTGCACGATTATATGCTGCCGAACCAACAGCTATAAAGCTCTCTTGGAACAAAACATCGTCCGGAATAGCTGGGTTAACTAAATCTATATGTATGGTCACGTCAGATACAAATAATTTTGATAATATACTGGGCCTTTCCGACACTGATGGCAATATGTAATTAAATATATCTTTGAGCATTAAAGCGACTTTAGTTTCTGCAAAAGCAAAGGTATGCCCTTTATAATTACGTGGTTTCCCATCAATTCCTATTGAACCTCCAGGGATGACATGAATATCTGATAAATATATTGTCAACTTTTTCTGTTTTTCTATTCCAAAATATTTTAACAATTTAACTCTTTCATTGACAATTACCAACCAGGCAATAAAAAAAATAGCAAACGTATAGGCTACATTCGCTGCTATGTTGATGAAAAAATCACCCCAAAGGTTTGACGAATTGTTATAAAACAAGAAGTACATTTATTACCTCACTTAAAACTATCCTACTATAGTATATGCATCTAAATTTTATTTACTTTGCCTTAATTACTCTATCAATCATTTCTACAATTCTATTCTCTATTTTAGGTTCACAAAATTTGCTGCAAGAGTTTTCATACTCAACATAGGTGTGGCCTGAAATATCTGATGGGGGGACAGGACTGGTTTTATCCTTCAAAGGAATAATTTTTATTCCCCAGGTTAATGCGACACCAACCTCAATCATAACATTGGGGTTTAGGTCCGAGATGTCAAAAATAGCTATATCAGAGCTAATGATTTCACGTGCGATATTATTAAACAGGTGCTCACCTAATCCGGCTGTCAATTTATTGAAAACTAAAGTTATTTGTTTATTTTCACTAATATTATATGTGTTTAAGCAATTGTGGAGGTATTTTTCAATATTGCTAATTAATAAACCAGTATCATAGTATGATGATTTATATTGCAAACCTAAAACAACGTATAATGACAATTTATCGTTTTTTCGTTTGTTCATATACGCCCAATCATTTTCTAGAAAACCGTAGGGCGAACCAACAGGAAATGCTGTTTTTAAATCATCTTTTAATGTTTTATTTTGCAATATTTTAGAGTAATCAATATTATCCCTTTGTTGACCAGGTCTCAATACTTCAAGTATCTTTTTATCTCTTCTATAGATATACTCACCCTTACTTTTAAGAATGATTGAATATTGTGAATTTTTTATTCCATCATCTTTCAACAACTCAATCGCACCCAAGGTGACTAGATAATCAATACCTCGAATAAAATCAGACTTTTCAACACCACATTTTTCTAATAGTATTTTATTGTCGATTCTTTCAATTTCATTTTCCACTAAAAATGAAAGAATGATTTTACCGTTTATTTCTATTGGGTCAGGCATTATAATCTCTATTATGCCATTTTCCTAGGTATCGCCTCTTCCCAGGCCTTCCTCAGCTCAGCTACTGGCAGGTCGACCATCCCCTTAATGACAAATCTGTCGCTTCCCACCTTCCCCAGCTTCATAACTTCAACCCCAAGGCGCTTGGCCTCGGCTTCCAGCTTCTCAGCATCCGCAGCCCGGCAGGAGACCACCGCCCGGGACTGGTTCTCGGCAAACAATTTGTGATCATTCCGTCCGGTCAGCCCGCTGAGATCGGCGTCCAGACCCAGCTCCCCTCGCTTTTCGGGAGAGGGGTTGGGGGAGAGGTCGCTGATGCAGCACTCGGCCAGGGCCACCGTCAAACCTCCTTCGGAACAGTCATGTGCCGATTTTATCAGCTTAGAGCTTATAGCTGAAAGCAAAAAGCCATGAAGAGCCTTTTCCTTCTCCAGGTCCAGTTCCGGACACTTCCCGCTTACCAGATTGTGAACTGTCTTCAGATATTCCGACCCGCCGATGTCCGGCTTGGAACTCAGGTTCCCGGCCAGATAAACAACGTCCCCCTCTTGTTTGAACCACTGGGTGGTGATGTTCGACAGGTCCTCGATCAAACCCACCATGCCTATCAGCGGCGTGGGATAGACGCTGTGGGTCAGGCTCTCGTTGTAAAAGCTGACATTGCCGGAGATCACCGGTATCTGCAGGGAATTGCAGGCGGCTATGATTCCCTCCACCGAACGCTTGAACTGGTAAAATACCTCCGGCTTGTAGGGATTGCCAAAATTGAGGCAGTCGGTCAGGCCCAGCGGCTTGGCCCCGGAGCAGGCCAGGTTGCGGGCGGCCTCGGCCACCGCAATGGCGGCGCCGGTGAACGGCTCCAGATAGACATAGCGCCCGTTGCAATCGGTGGTCAGGGCAATGGCCTTCTTGGTGCCCCGGATCCTTAGCACCGCCGCGTCCGAGCCGGGCAGCACCGCAGTGTTGGTGCGGACCTGATGGTCGTATTGCCTGTATACCCAGCGCTTGCTGGCAATGGTGGGCGCCGCCAAAAGTTTTAAAAGGGTTTGGCCGGCATCCTTGGGCTGAGCGACGGTTTCCTGGTCGAACCTGTGCAGTTCGGCCAGATATTCCGGCTCCCGGCTTTCCCGGTGATAGACCGGGGCGTCGTCCACCAGGGCGTTGACCGGGATGTCGGCGAAGACCTCATCCTGCCACTTGATCCGGACCTTGCCGTCGTCCGTAACCTTGCCGATCACAGCGCAATGCAGCTCCCACTTGTCGAAGATGGCCTTGATCTTTTCCGCGTTCTCCGGCGGGGCCACCACCACCATCCGCTCCTGGGATTCCGAAAGCATGATCTCGTAGGGGGTCATCCCGGTCTCGCGCAGCGGTATCTTGGAGACGTCCATCTCGATGCCGGTCTGGGCCCGGGAGGCCATTTCTATGGACGAGCTAGTCAGCCCTGCCGCCCCCATGTCCTGGATACCCACCGCCAGGCCGGAGTCTATCAGTTCAAGTGTGGCCTCCAGCAAAAGTTTCTTGGTGAAGGGGTCTCCGATCTGGACCGAGGGCCGCTTGGCCGCCGACTGCTCGCTCAGCTCCTCCGAGGCGAAGGTGGCCCCGTGGATGCCGTCGCGGCCGGTGGTGGCCCCCACCGCCAGGATGATGTTGCCCACCCCCTTGGCGATGCCCTTCATTATTTTCTTGTTCTCAACGATGCCCAGGGCCAGCACGTTGACCAGCGGGTTGGTGGTGTAGGATTCGTCGAAGAAAACCGAGCCTCCGATGGTGGGCACCCCCACGCAGTTGCCGTAGTCGGCGATGCCGGAGACCACCCCCCCGAACAGGTGGCGGACATGGGCGTCATCCAGCGAGCCGAAGTACAGCGGGTCCATCAGGGCGATGGGCCGAGCCCCCATGGTGAAGATGTCGCGCAGGATCCCTCCTATGCCGGTGGCCGCCCCCTGGTAGGGTTCGATGGCCGAGGGATGGTTGTGGCTCTCCACCTTCATGGCCACCCCCAGCCCGTCGCCGATGTCCACAATGCCGGCGTTCTCTCCCGGCCCCTGCAGCACCTGGGCGGCCCGGGTGGGAAAGAGTTTGAGCATGGCCTTGGAGTTCTTGTAGGAGCAGTGCTCGGACCACAGCACCGAGAATATTCCCAGTTCGGTGTAACTGGGGGTCCGGTCCATGATCTTAAGTATACTCTGGTATTCCTCGGGGTTTAGTCCGAAACTTTCGGCCAGCTTCAGGTTGACCTGGGGTTCTTGCGTCTTGCTCATGTGGTTTATATGTTTCCTTGTGTTTTGAATTACAAATTGTTCCAATTGGTAACACCCCCACCAGAGAGGATTTTTATCCGCAGATTAACGCAGATGAAAACAACGAGTCATTGCAAATTGTTCAAAGTTATTATTAAAACAATCTGCGATAATCCGTGAAATCTGCAGACGGGAAAACCCCGCCATTTCAGTAATAATTATAGAAGACCGGGAGATACTCGGTGAACTGGTTCTTGCCCGAGGAAATGGAACCCTTGCTCTTTTTGCGTTTGAGCTTGGGTTTCTTGTTCTTAATATGGTTTACAAAATAATCCACCACCTGGGGGTCGAACTGTTTGCCGGCATGGGCCAGCAGTTCGGCCTCGGCTTCCTTTTGGGGCAGGCCCTTTCTATAAGGCCGGTCGGCGGTCATGGCGTCGTAGGCATCGGCCACGGCAATGATCCTGGCTAAAAGCGAGATGTCGGGACCCCGCTTGTGGGCGGGATACCCGCTGCCGTCGAATTTCTCGTGATGGTCGCGGATGATCACCGCCGCCTGCTCCAGTTTGGCAAAGCCCGAAAGGATGTGAAAACCCCGCTCGGCGTGGTGATGGATCTCCACCACTTCATCGTCGCTGAGCTGGTCCTCTTTTTCCAAAGTATACTCATCCACCCCCAGCTTGCCGAAATCGTGCAGCAGGGCCGCCACCTCCAGTGTCAGCAGGTCCTCCCGGGAAAGCTCCATCTTAAGCCCGATGGCCAGGGAATAAAAGGTTACCCGTACCATGTGCCCGTCATAATACGGCACCAACTGGTCAACTTCCCTGGCCAGTTTGCGGATGCTGGGCAAAAGGCCGTCCTTGGGCCCGGCCAGTATCCGGTCCAGCCGGACCAGCAGCGAGGTGATGGCAGCCACATCGGTCTTTTTATGGACTGGCTTGTTCTTCATCCGGCTTTTTGCAGATGGGCTTTGATCGAGTCGAATATCATTTTGCCCTGGCCCGAGCCCAGCAGTTCCTCCATGGCCCTTTCGGGATGGGGCATCATCCCCAGCACATTGCCCTTCTGGTTGACGATTCCGGCGATGTTGTTCAGAGACCCGTTGGGGTTGTCGGCATCGGCCGCCTGCCCGTTCTGGTCGCAGTAGCGGAACACCACCTGGTGGTTGTCCTCCAGCTCCTTCAGCGACTTTTGGTCTATATAGTAGTTGCCTTCCTTGTGGGCGATGGGTATCCGTATCACCTGCTTTTTGGCCAGCTGGTTGGTGAAGGCCAGGTCGTTGCGCTCCACCGAAAGGTTGACCGTTTTGCAGACGAACTGCAGGCCCCGGTTGACCATCATGGCCCCAGGCAACAGGCCGGATTCCAGCAGAATCTGAAAGCCGTTGCAGATGCCGATCACCAGCCCGCCCCGCTCTGCATGTTCCTTGACCTTCTGCATGACCGGGGAGAACCGGGCGATGGCCCCGGTCCGCAGGTAATCGCCGTAGGAGA is part of the bacterium genome and harbors:
- the purQ gene encoding phosphoribosylformylglycinamidine synthase subunit PurQ codes for the protein MKFGIITFPGSNCDYDCHQAVEEGLGLKPVRIWHRETDLQGCDCIILPGGFSYGDYLRTGAIARFSPVMQKVKEHAERGGLVIGICNGFQILLESGLLPGAMMVNRGLQFVCKTVNLSVERNDLAFTNQLAKKQVIRIPIAHKEGNYYIDQKSLKELEDNHQVVFRYCDQNGQAADADNPNGSLNNIAGIVNQKGNVLGMMPHPERAMEELLGSGQGKMIFDSIKAHLQKAG